One segment of Ipomoea triloba cultivar NCNSP0323 chromosome 12, ASM357664v1 DNA contains the following:
- the LOC115999207 gene encoding N6-adenosine-methyltransferase MT-A70-like, with translation MEAQSDGRNEEMAAAKEMRQQLESRATTVHNAQLDLIASLQNLVPNIVSSIDLSLKAISCFSGRPFIPLPHTLSSNPNPNIRGAPKLPSSDPKIASANANNARGNPSPEASGLENEKMVIDESGGALSVVRAMVAVCLLERVPFTPIDSSTVLRKLENDQSATAADRAALRELGGESGPILAVEVALKSMADDNGGVELEEFVVSGKARVLVMNIDRTRLLKELPESKQLYQQNEGGSGSIEGNRNQELLKTGSDVNNGGVFGAGRPMPDMWMGGGPAEHPPHMSGLPPMFPGNMGMRGVPRGMVGMMGMPRGVGVPPPMSRPPIGPNGQVGGANMKPRTEEDDLKDLEALLNKKSFMELQKSKTGEELLDLIHRPTARETAVAAKFKSKGGSQVKEYCSALTKEDCRRQSGSFIACEKVHFRRIIAAHTDVNLGDCSFLDTCRHMKTCKYVHYELDSTPDMSHHMMGTGALPPPKPSQQRAHYCSEVELGEPQWINCDIRSFRMDILGQFGIIMADPPWDIHMELPYGTMADDEMRTLNVPALQTDGMIFLWVTGRAMELGRECLELWGYKRVEEIIWVKTNQLQRIIRTGRTGHWLNHSKEHCLVGIKGNPEVNRNIDTDVIVAEVRETSRKPDEMYAMLERVSPRTRKLELFARMHNVHAGWISLGNQLQGVRLVDEGLRARFKAAYPDVEVQPASPPRAAAMEVDPASGQMRNTESAYTTEG, from the exons ATGGAGGCACAGTCGGACGGCCGGAACGAAGAGATGGCGGCGGCGAAGGAGATGCGGCAACAGCTTGAATCTCGTGCGACCACTGTACACAACGCTCAGCTGGACCTCATCGCCTCTCTGCAGAATCTCGTCCCTAACATCGTCTCCTCTATTGACCTCTCGCTCAAGGCAATCTCTTGCTTCAGCGGCCGCCCTTTCATCCCTCTTCCTCATACTCTCTCCtctaaccctaaccctaacaTTCGCGGCGCCCCCAAATTGCCCTCCTCCGATCCCAAAATCGCTTCTGCTAACGCTAACAACGCAAGGGGAAACCCTTCTCCGGAGGCTTCCGGATTGGAGAATGAGAAGATGGTCATTGATGAGAGCGGGGGGGCGTTGTCGGTGGTGAGGGCAATGGTCGCGGTGTGTTTGCTGGAGAGAGTGCCATTTACGCCGATTGATTCCTCAACGGTGCTCAGGAAGCTGGAGAATGACCAGTCCGCAACTGCCGCTGATAGGGCAGCGCTCAGGGAGCTTGGAGGGGAGTCTGGACCGATACTGGCAGTGGAGGTGGCTTTGAAGTCCATGGCAGACGACAATGGTGGGGTTGAGCTGGAGGAATTTGTGGTGAGTGGGAAAGCTAGGGTTTTGGTTATGAATATAGATAGGACTCGTCTTTTGAAAGAATTGCCAGAGAGTAAGCAGCTGTATCAACAGAATGAGGGTGGTAGTGGTTCAATTGAAGGAAATCGGAACCAGGAGTTGTTGAAAACCGGTAGTGATGTTAATAACGGAGGTGTTTTTGGAGCCGGGAGGCCAATGCCTGATATGTGGATGGGAGGAGGGCCTGCAGAACACCCTCCCCATATGTCTGGATTGCCTCCTATGTTTCCAGGGAATATGGGAATGAGAGGTGTTCCAAGAGGGATGGTGGGAATGATGGGGATGCCCAGAGGGGTTGGTGTGCCACCTCCAATGTCCAGGCCCCCAATTGGACCAAATGGTCAAGTTGGAGGGGCAAATATGAAGCCAAGGACTGAAGAAGATGATTTGAAAGATCTTGAGGCTTTGTTGAATAAGAAGAGTTTCATGGAActgcaaaaatctaaaactgGAGAGGAGCTATTGGACCTTATTCACCGACCTACAGCCAGGGAGACTGCTGTTGCTGCAAAG TTTAAAAGCAAAGGTGGTTCCCAAGTAAAGGAATACTGCTCAGCATTAACAAAAGAAGATTGCCGACGTCAATCTGGTTCTTTCATTGCTTGTGAGAAG GTTCATTTCCGACGCATAATTGCTGCACATACTGATGTTAATTTGGGTGATTGCTCTTTCCTTGATACCTGTCGTCATATGAAG ACTTGCAAGTATGTGCATTATGAGCTTGACTCTACACCAGATATGTCCCATCATATGATGGGAACAGGCGCCTTACCTCCCCCCAAGCCTTCACAGCAACGTGCTCACTATTGTTCAGAAGTAGAGCTCGGTGAACCACAATGGATAAACTGTGATATTCGCTCATTCAGAATGGATATTTTAGGACAGTTTGGAATAATCATGGCTGATCCACCTTGGGACATTCATATGGAATTACCCTATGGAACAATGGCTGATGATGAAATGCGCACTCTAAATGTGCCTGCACTTCAGACTGATGGTATGATATTCCTTTGGGTAACTGGAAGAGCTATGGAGCTTGGACGTGAATG TTTAGAACTTTGGGGTTACAAACGTGTTGAGGAGATTATTTGGGTAAAGACCAATCAACTTCAGCGAATTATCAGAACAGGTCGAACAGGCCATTGGCTCAACCACAGTAAAGAGCATTGCCTGGTTGGCATCAAGGGTAATCCGGAGGTCAACAGGAATATTGACACTGATGTCATTGTTGCTGAGGTTCGTGAAACAAGTCGCAAGCCAGATGAG ATGTATGCCATGCTGGAGAGGGTAAGTCCAAGGACAAGAAAGCTGGAGCTGTTTGCACGAATGCATAATGTTCATGCCGG ATGGATTTCACTTGGAAATCAATTGCAAGGGGTTCGATTAGTTGATGAAGGGCTGAGGGCAAGATTCAAGGCCGCTTATCCTGATGTGGAGGTACAGCCTGCATCACCTCCAAGAGCAGCTGCAATGGAAGTGGACCCTGCCTCTGGTCAAATGAGGAATACAGAATCTGCCTATACAACTGAAGGATAG